gccgttcatccgttttgtaagATCATTCCaatggaaaatttaaaaaatgaagaagatccaaatttcaaacaGACCACGTTAAGAAAATAGTGCTGATTAACCATAAAAAATTTATTgtgggccagaaaagttttggatcaagctgatatctgtataTTACCTTCATCCATATATTTATGACCTTAacaacagcttggatggaaaataacattcCGATGGCTGCTAAGAAGTTCTTAACAATGGGATTCAATCACCATCGTTTCCTCCGGTGCGATCCACTTAAAAttttgatattattcattttttgcatcatactctaaaattatatttgaaaacagatggacggagtggatttaagaaaaaaaaacatcaagaaggatccacccacctcgaTGGACGATCCATCGAAGCCGCACCCACATTCTAGGTTTTCTCTGGAcaatttctagtgggccccaaCCCGAATCTGTGGCTGCCTTGCAAAAGCCCTAGACGTGTCTATATTCCTGTGGGTGGTTTTCCTGAAATTCTGAAATAGAAAATGCAAGTGGTTAATGCCAAAAAGGTGGTGGTGACTAGGATATGGATGAATTCAAGGCCTCAGGCCTTATCCTTAGCAACCCAGCTTTTCTTAGTACGATCGGACCCGAGCTATCAGAAACATGATAATTTCGAATTTCAAAACATAACTTTAAAAATAGATCCTATTTCCTGAATAGTTATGATCCTCGGCCCGAGGATATGTATTCACCTCCTAGGCAGGTATTTTTGCAATTGACACCGTTCATCGGATGGAACGAACTTGGTAAAACGGATTTCTTGATGGAAAAATCCTATCCATTCAATTGATGACCCACAAAAAGATGGCTAGTACTACAACGGTAAACATTCAACTTGAAAAGAACAAATATTGTATGACCAGGATCTTCCTATCTGCAGAAAATTTTGGGTGGTGATCTGTTCAACGTGTGGCCCATTGGACCAACGGTATTGATCGCTAAGCATCGGCCCCACTTCCACAAACCTGAAAGGCCGAGGATACTATCTATGCCCGAGTGCGTACTATGATTACTCTCCCTTTAATAACCTTACCTCCTTGTGTTTGCCGCCACGCGTTCCATCCACACATCCAATTAAACAAACGGGAGTCGTTGGATACTCGTGAAGATTGTGATGGTGGACCTGCAGGCACTCAAAAATTATACACGTGGTATATATTAAATCAAAAtaaaccgttaaaaatttcggaATATCATGGATAGGTGAGATGATATCGAGATAATAACCATTTGTTTCTTAAATCTAGACTACAACTGTACATGAAATGAACATCAATCGTCCATTTAAAAAAATCTTAATCCGCATAAATTTTATTTAGTGATTCATCTAAATTATGGAAtaccatttggacggtttaaattagTTAATCATATGCCATATGTAAAATTCCTTGGTGACTGCGTATCAACCATCGTACTCTAGCAGAGCACTGaagttttttaacaaacaaattACATTTCTCTATTATAAAAAAGAGAAGCATGATGCACAATGGCAACGTGTATATATACAGGCCTTCAGCCCCACCTCATACCTTCGTATTCGTGCTTGCttggaaatctctctctctctctctctcggaaatCTCTCTCTCGCTTGGAAATCTCTCTCTCATGGGTGAAGTTGCAGAGAAAATGTTCATAGGGTTCTCGACGTCAACGGTCAATGTTTCTTCTATCAAGGGGCCACGGCACGATCATGTGATCATGGATTGCGATGATGATCTCTTCGATTCCATATCATCAGACGAATCCGGTGCGTCCATTTCATCGTCTTCGTCGGACTTGACGGAGGATGCGACTTCTTCTACTACATTTGCATCACCACCGTTATCATCATCACCGTCATCACCGCCGTCATCATCACCCCAGCTAGTCTCAAATGGGCCTCTATACGAATTGTCAGAGCtaatggcccacctccctatcaaGTGAGTCCCTCAACCGTTGGATCGTCTCCTTTCATGATAGTTATGTATGGTGCATGATAAAGGATTGATAATTTGTATCTTCTGTTCCCAAAATGCCCCCACCATTTCCAGATTCAAATACAATAAGAACTTTAACATGCAACGGTTTCTTACCTCCCAACTCGTCATTTTTTATAACATCTGGACCGTGGAAATGGTGGGACACATCATAAAGACTGTTTATAATAGAAACCAGGACgacccatttatcaggtgggttACACTGTTAAGATCAATGGAAAGCCAATGATCTCACTCAATTTATTTCTGGCCGTTTTAATTAGTGGACCGTTCCAATTTTTTCTCCATATGATCTCCTCGGTATGGTCCACCGTTTTCACGGATCGGATTTACACCGAAGTGCCACACtggctgaaaataaaaataaaaataaaacagttttttttttatatgttgaagTTCTGTTGCATACGCTCAAGATCCCGTACATGTGAGGCCATAGTTCGCTGATCTGAAACCTTTTGAATGGCTTATGATAACCTTGAAGATTTCCcaattgaaagatcctaaccctttgatcagTAGACTAGGAATGGACGGTCAAGGAGAAATACAATTACAGTATCCATTTCTGGGAGATTTTGAAAACACaccccatccatgatggggcccatatgatCAATGACTTCGATCGTCCCAATCACCATGTAGCTGGGGCACATAAAAAATTTCTGTTATCCAATTTTGACAATTTATTTCCCAATATGGCCCTACCCAGTTTTCTGCAATTGTGGTCCATTTCAAGTGTTCAAGCCAATTTCTCAAAATGCCCCAACAAATGCATACACATAATAAATTGATAGATCAGAAGCATTTATGCTATTTATTCCCTAAATACCCTTGACTACTAAATTTGCAAATACCCATTTTATTAAAATGAaaccttatccacaccgttcatttaaaAATGTCCCCAGTCCAGTGATTGCAGGCCTGCAATCCTACTCAAGCAATCATACCATTTATTCCCAAAATGCCCCCACTGATCAGATTGTCAATTTTCTTCAATATCTACTATACACGCTAGTGTACCAAAAGTATAAAAAGGGCCTGTGGGTTGTGGATTAGTCTAATGTATTCTTTATTGGGTTTTGCAGGAGAGGACTTTCCACGCACTTTCAAGGGAAATCCCAGTCCTTTACATCTCTATCCAATGTAAGATGCATTGAGGATCTTGCAAAGAAAGAGAATCCCTACAGAAAGAGAAT
This region of Magnolia sinica isolate HGM2019 chromosome 1, MsV1, whole genome shotgun sequence genomic DNA includes:
- the LOC131258371 gene encoding protein OXIDATIVE STRESS 3-like translates to MGEVAEKMFIGFSTSTVNVSSIKGPRHDHVIMDCDDDLFDSISSDESGASISSSSSDLTEDATSSTTFASPPLSSSPSSPPSSSPQLVSNGPLYELSELMAHLPIKRGLSTHFQGKSQSFTSLSNVRCIEDLAKKENPYRKRMKSCKSYGGGLDCNRSYSPGTYTRTISKKPSRGSFSSLLAKKNSFIAGRPPIHVQKTM